Sequence from the Osmerus eperlanus chromosome 23, fOsmEpe2.1, whole genome shotgun sequence genome:
ctgagcagttagagagtcgggctattaatcagaaggttgccggtgaAAAATTACCgtgaaaaattacgttgtgtccttgggcaaggcacttcaccctatttgccttggggagaatgtccttgtacttactgtaagtcgctctggataagagcgtctgctaaatgactaaatgtaaatgtaatcagtTGTGTCTGCCTATAGGAGGAGATCTTTAGCATCAAAGAAGACTTAACAGTCACAGTACATGGCAAGCCCAACCCTTCAGGAGCCAAACAGATGGACACAGTGGAAACTGAGGTATGACAGCTGTTTTTTGTCTAGGCATTGCAATTCCATTACTCGTAATGAGAAAGTTTAACCATGGGGATTTCTTTTGTTGCATCCATAGACAGATCCAACAGCCAACTTGACTTTCAACCTCCGTCTGTCTGAGAAGGAGCGCCAAGCTAAAGAAAAACTGTCGCTCCCCTTTGTTTTCAGTAAAGACAAGTGAGattcatttatatataaatatatatatatatgggttGCTTCCTACTGTACCTTAAATATTTGTAATAATTGTAAAAGTTTTGTCTTAATTGTTattccccctcctctaccccaggAAGTCGGCTCTGCTCCACTCTGGCCCTGGCTCAGGGCGCATCGTGTACGAGCCTGACGCCAACGATGACTTTGACCAGGAGGATCCTGATGACGACCTGGATGTATAGGCCAGGAAACCCCACTAAAGCAGGAGTTTCTTTTCTAAACACAGCTAATGGGACCTCGGATATGTGACATTCTGGAGAACCCTGAATCACAGACCAGAGGCTAGGCAGAAACATTTTCTCATGGCATTTACATAAAATGTTTGTGTCTATGAATTCAGAATGCAAGAGCACTGCTAGCGTTGCTAATAGTGCAAGAAGACTGCAGTTGGAGtgctttataatttttttttttaacacatttGACAAGTAGGCCTATACTCAATGCTTTAAGATATGATGAACAGAGATGTACAGAGTCAAAGAAAATTGGTATGCGCTGTCGATGCAAATGGTTGTATACCTTGGCTGAATGAAAGCTTGTCATAAGATCTGTCTCCTGGTAAATGAAGAGCAGCTGAAGGCTGAACACAATAAGCCTTTATTCAAATAAAACACTGTTttgtttgtctccttgtggatgttgcataaaaatatatatatatatatatataaaaaggaATTCTCACACAATTTGTAAATCAGACACATGTTTGTGCAGTTTCTGTCAGCAACCACTGGAGTGAGTTTGAGTCATGAGTATTTCGTTGGATGTTTCATTCTTGTCTTTATGACCTGGATACATTTGCGTTCATGCTTCATTTATGTTTTTATGAACACGATGAATTGAGCGGTGGTCAATTTCTGTAATCTCGTCTGAAACGCCATGATCCGAATTTTCCTATGTCATCAGAGACCCCTAAGGGCATCAGTCTTGTGTGCCAACAAAAGCACAAAGTAAAAGTGTTTACAAATCAATGAGTGAGTGAAAACTTGCTTGAAACCACTTGTAAGTTTTAGAACACACTGAACGGCTCATAAAACGAGGCGGATAAGAGCAGTAAAGCGAATCGCTAAATCAGAGACTTGCTCATCAACTATGTACATTATAATATTTTTGGTCTCTCGTGTAGCCTTTTACTTTGAATgaatattaaatatatatttgctgTGCTCGTCTACTTTAGTTTATTTGCCTTCCACGGGAGCGTGCTGCGCGCAACCACCAGGTTCGAATCGGGTTGAGGCAAGAAGCCGCGGAAGTGACGGAAAGGCGGTGATGGCGGCTCGCTGTTCTATTCCGGATTTGCTGTTAACTACAAAGAGTTTTAACGTGGACTGTTTGACTAAGTGTTTCCCCGTAGATGCTCTGAATTGAAACGACACAAAGAGAAGAAGACCATTTAGTGACTTGACGCCGGGAAGCACGAAAGTTTTGGCCAATTTTTCTTAAAGGTTCAAGGTGGTCAACATATCAGCTAGCGAGCTGCGTGGTGGACTCCGACTAGTAATACTAGCAGTCGTCGTGCAGGAATACCCACGTTTAGGTGTTTCGTTTTTTAAATTTGAACAAATAGTCAACTTTACAACCACGATGCGTTTTTATCTATGAGTTTGTGTAGCAAGCGTGCAGAGGTAGCCACTCGCATGTTTGCTTCGTCTCGACTAAATTAGATGTGTTCGATTCTTTGATAGGAAAGCGAAAGAGGAAACAATTGACATTATTTAACGGCTTGAATCACATTGGCCAATTTGGCTGTCAGGACTAGTCTGTCATTTCGGCATAGTATTGTTCCCGAGTCTGGATACTTGAGTGGTCGTCGTAATGCTGAAGACCCGACAGTGTCTACTTGGCATCCGCACTTTACTTGGAGTATCGTCCAGAATATGGGGCTTCATCTTGTATATTCTCAGGAAGCACCTTCGTACGGTGAGAATTATCATTGAATGACACCTAGCAGTTTGTCAACACCTTTGTATTGTATTCATCTTGAGAATTTATTGGTGATCATATCTGTccgtaaaaacaaaacaaaaaaacgacaCAACCATCATCCTAGTAGCCACGTGGTCAATTACTTGAAAGTTTTGGTGTCCCATATGGCCTAGAGGAAAAACTGATCTGACTGACAATCAGACTGTCGGATCATGGTTGCCTACTCTTTTTGGGAAGCCTTACAGGGCACTGCAGGGAGAAAACGCACTGTTTCTTAACGTGTTGTGAGCAGGAAGGCAACTAAATAGTTGTACATCTGAGTAGTTGTTCAAATCATACGTTCTGCATAAGACAACCACATATCTTAGTAACATGTCATGTCTTAGTAAGGCTACACACACCCATTCCACACGAAAATTGAATTTGGGCTCATGTTGTCAGTGGTGGTTTCTGTACATTTTGTAGTAAGCAGGGGTAAAAGGGGAAGTTTTTAAAGAAAAAAGCTGAAGTTTGAGGGATTACCATTCCACAGAGAATGCCCTGTATCcagctcaccctcacacacgctcataaACTAGTACCTCagctcacaaaaacacactgcCCCGCACATGAGCTAGCTCAAGTGTTTAAAGTTTTACAGCATTGCTTAATACTTGTTCAGTGCTAATGATTTAGGTGCCTTGAGGCCTAGGTCTATTCATTGGAATGTCAGGTTTGTCAATAGAAGTGCAGGCTGACTTGGTTGGACTCAATTGGACATAAGTTGTCCAATTGAGAAATACAGCCGTATGTGACAGTAGACTATATAGTAACCACACTTTCTAATGTGACATGCTGCTTTCAGTGCTGCTGTCAGTCGTTAATTGTCTTAGATGGGAACAAGAAACTATCATATATGCTACAAGTTCTTACCAACCTATGCAGCCCCTAGTAAACATATGGTAAGCCCGTTGCATCATAATCTTCGTGACAACGATGCATAATCTCCCAGGACACAACTGATAGCCTGgacgaagaggagagaggagggtagcaGGTGAACTCAGGTGCACACACTACACCTAGGCCTGTTTCTTCCCCCGCCTCACTTGTTTTCATCCCAGCAGCCATTTCTAAACTGCTTTTTCCTGGGCCCACTCTGCCTTGCCAGAGAGGGGTCCCTGTTGGAAGGGTTGGGACAAAACAACCCTGGCCAGGAGACGTCAAAGTCACCCTTCTGCGAGTGTCTCTTTTCACTAGGCCCCTATTCCATTGACACTGGCAGACAGCTGGGTGTCCTATAAATAGCCCTTAGGAAGAACAGAGCTTGAGGACAGTACAGCAGAGGAGTGTGTCCACCCTGTAGTGTCAAGTACCCCAGAGGAAAGAAGGGAAGCTAGGAGCAGTGGCTGGATCTCAATAGTCTGGACTAGCACCCTCCCCTTTGAACTCCTCTGCGAGGGAAACGTTGcctgtgtacagtacagcaAACACGGAAAGGTCACCCTATGGCATATTCTTTTGAAGGAGTTTAAAAATGGCTTGTTTTAAAGTCGGCCCCTGTGCAACATTGGAGAAGTTGTGAAGTATGACGTCGCCAAAGTTACAGAGACATACCCATTCCCTAAGGCATCACTTTTCCCAGTTATGCATTCCATATAGGGAGCTGTGAATGGATTCAGTTGGGGCCTGTCAGACCTCATTGCACCTAAGCCTATATGGCAGGGTACCGTGAAATGTGCTTTTTTTGGAAGTCCAACTTTCAACCTGTAACATGAAGTGTATGGTTTTATCTACTGTACTTTGTATTCATCTTATAAACTCTCAAGTGACACCCACTCCACCTGACCTTTCAATGCCTGTCATTTCCTCTTTCAGATAATCCAGTACCAGACGGTGCGGTACGACACTTTACCCCTGTCCCCAATCTCCAGAAACAGACTCGGTGAGTACCGTTCTGTCACTCCGTCTCACCTCCCTTGAACCCCCTTCGCCAGGAAATGTGTGCACAGACAGCCCCTGGAAAAATTACTTTAACCTTTTAACCCTCAACCATCTCCAGCTGTCAGCCTGTGAAGACTTTTGCATATTTAATGTGCATTCATCCCTTTTTGACAGACCAGATAATGGATGATGGAGGATATAGAAAGGCATAAGTGGGTGTTTTCAGTGCATGTGTTGAGAGGTCTGTTGTTACAGTACAGACCGCgttaaaatattttaaaaggcCTGGAATTAACTTGTGATTAATTGGTGAATCTTTTTTTCGCATCTTGAAGGGAAAGTATATTATTGCTTCTTTAATCTGAGAGACTTTCCCTTGAttaaaaataatgtttttttaatcagCAATTGGCTGGTTGCCAAATCTGTTAGCTGTACGGTATTTCACGTCTTCTGTTGTTAAAGCTTGTTGAAGCACGTGATCGAACCTGTGGCGAGGGAGGTTATAATGCTAGAGGCTAGAATGGAATCAAGACTGGTTTGACTGCATCCTGCACAACCAGGAGGATACTTTAATATTTGATTGTCTTAAGTGCTTTTGATATGATTGCTGAGGACTTGTCTAGGCCAAGATTCCATATGAGACTGGCAAGACCAGTTTAGAAATTATTATGTGGTCGATAAATGTAATAGTTGTGTTGCTGTCGTTTTGTTTGTGTGGACTCTTCACATTCTCTCCAGATGCTGTGAAGAGGAAGATTCTGGTGCTGGATCTGGACGAGACGTTGATCCACTCTCACCACGATGGGGTCCTCAGACCTACTGTGAGACCAGGCACACCGCCAGACTTTAtcctcaaggtacacacacacacaccccacacacatacagtggcaCAAGGATGTGTAGGTATTTATTTCTCTCCTAAAAATCGTTTTTTCTCCATATGATTCGCAGGTAGTCATTGACAAGCATCCAGTCCGATTCTTCGTACACAAAAGACCGCACGTCGACTTCTTTTTAGAAGTGGTAATTTCCGAATTCCTTTGCCTTCTCTTGTAGTTAACCTAAGAGCTCCTATGAGTTAATAAGTTAAGTCATACATTCTCTTTGCTAAGAATAAACTAAACTGAATATAATTGGTTTTCCAACTAAATTCTATAAGGTATTGTTGACCCTCCCGTGTTCCTCCATCTGTGAAACTTGGTACCCCCAGGTTAGCCAGTGGTACGAGCTGGTGGTGTTTACTGCCAGTATGGAGATATATGGCTCGGCTGTGGCAGACAAACTAGACAACAATAGGAACATCCTGAAACGCAGATACTATAGACAGGTAAGACGGCCCTCCTTCTCCCTACGGAGAAACCGCTGTTCCGGAGCGTTCTCCTCGTCTTTTGTGTTAAAAAGCTAAATTAGCGCCAGTGACCTTGTGGATAATGGACAGCGGTGCGTCGGTCTGGGTCTTTGAGGTGtggaggctgctgctgctgctcagaTGAATCATGCTGCAATATAACAACACACTGAGTCACCTTTCTTCGTTTCTTGT
This genomic interval carries:
- the LOC134009633 gene encoding CTD nuclear envelope phosphatase 1A-like; this translates as MLKTRQCLLGIRTLLGVSSRIWGFILYILRKHLRTIIQYQTVRYDTLPLSPISRNRLDAVKRKILVLDLDETLIHSHHDGVLRPTVRPGTPPDFILKVVIDKHPVRFFVHKRPHVDFFLEVVSQWYELVVFTASMEIYGSAVADKLDNNRNILKRRYYRQHCTLDLGSYIKDLSVVHEDLASIVILDNSPGAYRSHPDNAIPIKSWFSDPSDTALLNLLPMLDALRFTADIRSVLSRNLHQHRLW